A window of the Lactuca sativa cultivar Salinas chromosome 7, Lsat_Salinas_v11, whole genome shotgun sequence genome harbors these coding sequences:
- the LOC111893982 gene encoding UDP-glycosyltransferase 85A8 codes for MGSIAEMEKPHAICIPYPAQGHINPMMKLAKLLHFKGFHISFVNTHYNHKRLLRSRGSSSLDGLPDFRFYSIPDGLPPSDVEATQSIPALCESVPKQSFEPFCELISRLKGGEESDGPPPTCIISDGCMSFTLKAAQKFGLPEVLFWTPSTCGVLAYTHYRDLVERGYTPLKDMSEVTNGYLERNLDWIPGMNNIRLKDFPSFIRTTDINDTMLNYLITESAAIPRGSAVVLNTFDALEHDSVNPLMALNPRTFTIGPLHLMQQHIENEQVKHIGSNLWKEDESCISWLDTKDPGSVVYVNFGSITVMTKEQLIEFGWGLANSKKDFLWITRPDIVGGNEAMMPPEFVDETKGRGMVTSWCPQEQVLKHPAIGAFLTHSGWNSTIESISSGVPVICWPFFAEQQTNCRYSCVEWGIGMEIDSNVKREEVEAQVREMMDGKKGKMMKCKALEWKKKAEEAVAIEGSSYLNFDKLVTEVLLRK; via the exons ATGGGTTCCATTGCAGAAATGGAGAAGCCACATGCCATATGCATCCCCTATCCAGCACAAGGCCACATCAACCCCATGATGAAACTTGCGAAGCTCCTTCACTTTAAGGGCTTCCATATTTCCTTCGTCAACACCCACTACAACCATAAGCGCCTGCTCAGATCCCGAGGTTCTTCCTCCCTTGATGGTCTGCCCGATTTTCGTTTCTACTCCATCCCCGATGGTCTTCCACCCTCTGATGTGGAAGCCACCCAGTCCATCCCGGCCCTCTGTGAATCTGTTCCTAAGCAAAGTTTCGAACCTTTCTGTGAGCTGATCAGTAGGCTTAAAGGTGGCGAGGAGTCTGACGGGCCACCTCCGACCTGTATAATATCCGATGGTTGCATGAGCTTTACGCTTAAAGCTGCCCAAAAGTTTGGGTTGCCAGAAGTATTATTCTGGACGCCGAGCACTTGCGGAGTTTTGGCTTACACTCACTATCGTGATCTTGTTGAAAGGGGTTATACTCCCCTCAAAG ATATGAGCGAGGTAACAAATGGGTACTTAGAGAGAAACTTAGATTGGATTCCTGGAATGAATAACATCCGATTAAAGGATTTCCCCAGTTTCATTCGAACCACAGACATAAACGACACCATGTTGAACTATCTCATCACGGAATCTGCAGCTATCCCTAGAGGCTCCGCTGTGGTGCTCAACACTTTCGATGCTTTAGAACATGATAGTGTTAACCCTTTAATGGCCTTAAATCCTAGAACCTTCACCATAGGCCCTCTACACTTGATGCAACAACATATTGAAAATGAACAGGTCAAACACATTGGCTCCAACCTCTGGAAGGAAGATGAGAGTTGCATCAGTTGGCTTGACACAAAAGACCCTGGTTCAGTTGTTTACGTTAACTTTGGAAGCATTACAGTCATGACAaaagaacaactcatcgagtttgggTGGGGACTGGCGAATAGCAAGAAAGATTTCTTGTGGATTACAAGACCCGACATTGTTGGAGGCAATGAGGCCATGATGCCACCAGAGTTTGTTGACGAGACAAAAGGGAGAGGCATGGTGACTAGTTGGTGTCCTCAAGAACAG GTTTTGAAGCATCCAGCAATTGGGGCATTCCTAACACACAGTGGATGGAACTCGACTATTGAGAGTATTAGCAGTGGTGTTCCAGTGATTTGCTGGCCGTTTTTTGCAGAGCAACAAACGAATTGTCGGTATAGTTGTGTAGAGTGGGGGATTGGAATGGAAATTGATTCCAATGTGAAGAGAGAGGAGGTTGAAGCTCAGGTGAGGGAGATGATGGATGGGAAGAAAGGGAAAATGATGAAATGTAAGGCTTTAGAATGGAAGAAGAAAGCGGAAGAAGCAGTTGCTATTGAGGGGTCGTCTTATCTCAACTTTGATAAATTAGTTACTGAGGTTCTCTTGAGAAAGTGA
- the LOC111894016 gene encoding uncharacterized protein LOC111894016 translates to MSRCNVTEADPIEIECVLEIKGRKIVDLEKNLTHNHEPSTDISGHPSFHRLSPNDVQSVKNMTLSGIPPRQILSFLRQQNPNLPAVSRTIYNLKAKIRKQNLGNRSTREDEDSYIWALSVFKKTLENHEPSVIMSDRELALMNAINMVFPNTTNLLYIWHIEKNVLAYCKKHFAHGEEFDLFMSNWNNTKKVAIEYIKNTWLPWKEKFVSAWTEKYLHFGNRSSSRAEGAHAKLKQYLQVSTGGFQDVTEKICLAIKHEFNEIKVQLASEKIQVLRTMTPCTGHFMAIMGLPCAHKIKHLQGMTIPLDLIHPHWKIDTLRLNLEDDSHNDDMKEFDELINELSSRYKMWPLSKKEFATSMITKLLSESNTFFEPTIRQPKGRPPKSKKKRGMTSTTREPSRFEHVESSQTQQTSSSTRVFQRNSGVYDNVGHISHENNLLDLYSHPTFSSDDMPYE, encoded by the exons ATGTCACGTTGCAATGTGACAGAGGCGGATCCTATCGAGATAGAATGTGTATTGGAGATAAAAGGAAGAAAAATAGTGGATCTC GAAAAAAACTTGACTCACAACCATGAACCGTCTACTGATATCTCTGGGCATCCATCATTTCATCGATTATCACCAAATGATGTACAAAGTGTAAAAAACATGACACTTTCTGGCATACCCCCAAGGCAAATTCTTTCTTTTTTGCGTCAACAAAATCCAAACCTTCCAGCAGTCTCACGAACTATATACAATCTGAAGGCTAAAATCCGCAAGCAAAACTTGGGAAATCGATCAACG AGAGAGGATgaagatagttatatttgggCATTAAGTGTGTTTAAGAAGACTCttgaaaaccatgaaccatctgTGATTATGTCTGACAGAGAGTTAGCATTAATGAATGCCATAAATATGGTATTTCCGAACACAACAAACCTTTTGTATATTTGGCATATTGAAAAGAATGTGTTGGCATATTGCAAAAAGCATTTTGCACATGGAGAAGAGTTTGATCTATTTATGTCCAATTGGAATAAT ACGAAGAAAGTTGCAATTGAGTACATAAAAAATACATGGTTGCCATGGAAGGAAAAGTTTGTTAGTGCCTGGACAGAAAAATATTTGCATTTTGGTAATCGGTCGTCATCAAGGGCTGAAGGTGCTCATGCCAAACTGAAACAATATCTACAAGTATCAACAGGTGGCTTTCAAGATGTTACAGAAAAGATTTGTCTTGCAATCAAACATGAATTCAACGAGATTAAAGTGCAACTAGCAAGTGAGAAAATCCAAGTTCTAC GTACAATGACTCCTTGCACCGGTCATTTTATGGCAATAATGGGTCTTCCTTGTGCTCACAAGATAAAACACTTACAAGGAATGACAATTCCATTAGATCTCATTCATCCACATTGGAAGATTGATACATTACGactgaatttagaagatgattcaCATAATGAtgacatgaaagaatttgacgaGTTGATCAATGAGTTGTCCTCAAGATACAAAATGTGGCCTCTAAGTAAGAAAGAATTTGCTACTTCTATGATTACTAAACTTTTGAGTGAATCTAATACGTTTTTTGAGCCTACGATTCGTCAACCAAAGGGTAGACCTCcaaaatcaaaaaagaaaagaGGAATGACTTCTACAACACGAGAACCTTCAAGATTTGAGCATGTGGAATCATCACAAACACAACAAACTTCAAGTTCTACTCGTGTCTTCCAAAGGAACAGTGGAGTGTATGATAATGTTGGTCATATAAGTCATGAAAACAATTTACTTGATCTATATTCACACCCGACTTTTTCAAGTGATGATATGCCATACGAATAG